CCTAATATATATTAGGAATAGGTAACCAAACCTATTCCTAATATTTTTGACATGTGTTTTGGTCCCTCTAAGCTGACGTAAGTATTACTTGAAAGACATTTCAACTTACCAAATGAAAGGATCTGATGCCTCAGCCATTAATGTTCAACTTGCATGGCTCGGCTCTCTCTGGCACCATTCAGTGACCATGCCCCATCACATCCCAAGAAACATTTTCAACCAAAATCACGTCTAGACCATTTCTTATACGCATTATAAAAGTCATCAATTCTTTAATAGATGCGCGTTATAAAAGTCTTCAATTCACCAATGATATGTGTGGATCAACTCATTTTTGACTCCATCTCTTCCTGTCAAATACTAATTTTATCAGTGtctactaaaaaaaataaaaatcttaaatttgcAGGAAGCAATGGGGAGACAGAGAGACAGAGATACTTTTGTTTGACGGGCCGAGTCTCCTTTAAAGTCTCCTCTAAGGCgtgttaaaagaaatatatatgtatatatatatatatatattcctaatATTTTTCAAGCTGCAGAAAAGCTTGCCAAAACAATTCAATGGCTGCAACCACCTTCATCCTTCTCATTGTCTCTGCGATATGGAACGTAGAAGCGGCTCAaacaggaggaggaggagctcGCAATATAACCAGAGGCTCTTCTCTCACGCCCACCGGCAACTCCTCCTGGCTCTCCCTCTCCGGTCTCTATGCCTTCGGATTCTACCCCCAAGGCAAAGGAGGCTATGCCGTCGGAATCTTTCTGGCCGGAATTCCGGACAAGACGGTGGTGTGGACTGCAAAGCGGGATGATCCGCCACCGGCTACCACCAATCTCACCCTTCAGCTCACTGCTGATGGCAGGCTCATACTGCAGTCCCCGCAAGGGCAGAGCATCCCCATTGTTGAAACTTCGGAGAACATTTCTTCGGCTTCCATGCTCGACACCGGCAATTTCGTGCTCTATAACTTCAACTACAAGAGGATCTGGCAGAGTTTTGACTACCCAACTGACACAATTCTACCTGGCCAGACCCTCTCAGGAGATCAACAGCTTGTGTCCGCCGCTTCAGAGACGGATCACTCCTCGGGCATTTTCAGGCTTGTTATGCAAAGTGACGGGAACCTTGTCCAGTATCCAGTCGAGAAGGGCTACCCATACGCATACTGGGCCTCGGGCACGTACGGAAAAGGACCTAATGTCACTCTGAATCTCAACAATAACGGCAGTCTCTATATGTTGGATTCAGGTAACGCCGTCATATGGAACGTAGCAGGAGGAGGATTTCCAAAGGAGGACACAATTTTCCTGATGAGAATCGATTCGGATGGCATCTTCAGAGTGTACTCATATGAAAAGAAGGGGAGCCGCACTTGGACTAGTCTGTGGCAACCTCCAATCGATATGTGTTCTCCGAGAGGTCTGTGCGGTTTTAACTCAATCTGTGTTCCAAAAGACAACAAAACCGACTGTAAGTGCCTTCCAGGATACAACTTTATTAACCCAGATAACAGGGCTTCTGGTTGTCAAAGGAACTTCTTTATGCAAAGCTGCAGAGACCAGGAACGGAGCGTTGAGTACAACATGAGGGTTGTGGAGAAAATGGACTGGTATAGAGTTTCGTACGTGGAGCTCTCGTCGATCACAAGAGAAGCCTGTATAGAAGCCTGCCTCAAGGACTGTAATTGCGAGGTTGCCCTGTTTGGCAGCGACGGCAGTTGCAGAAAACAAAAGCTTCCTTTGAAGTGGGCGACAGGATCGGACACCATCGATACTATTGTCAAAGTGGGTACATCTGATCAACCAGTGTCCAACAAAGATCCTAAAAAGGAaatcaagaaagagaagagagtgGGCATCCTAGTCACTGGTGTTTCACTTGCTGGGGTTGCCTTGCTTGTCATGCTAATTTCTGGAGTTGCTATTTACAGAAACCGCATTTGGGCGTACAGGAAGATCTCTGAGAAAGTGGACTTTGAATCGGGCGAGGATGTCTCTCTTCGGGCTTTTACTTACTCTGAGATGGAGCAGATCACAGAGGGATTCAAGCATGAGCTGGGTAGAGGAGCTTCTGCAACAGTTTACAAAGGGACCATTCCgtacaaccaaaaggttgttgccGTGAAGAGACTAGAGAACTTGTTAATGGAGGGGGAAAGAGAATTCCAGACAGAGGTGAAAGTGATAGGCAGAACTCATCATCGAAACCTTGTCCGGCTGATTGGCTACTGTATCCAAGGATCAAATAGGCTTCTCGTCTATGAACACATGAGCAACGGATCACTTGCAGATTTCCTCTTCGCACATGGAAGCCGACCAAGTTGGAACGAAAGAACCGGGATTGCTCTTGACATTGCTAGAGGCATCCTCTACCTCCACAATGAGTGCGAGACGCAGATCATCCATTGCGACATAAAGCCTCAGAACATACTCATGGATGAGCACAGGCGCGCCAGAATCAGCGACTTTGGATTGGCAAAGCTTTTGAAGCCGGACCAGACCAACACGTTCACGGGGATCAGAGGGACAAGAGGCTATGTGGCACCAGAATGGCATCGAAAACACCCTGTGACAGTCAAAGCAGACGTCTATAGCTTTGGGGTTGTGCTGCTAGAGATCATATGTTGTCGAAGCTGCTTGGATTGGAGCCTTGTGGAGGAAGAGGCTGTGATTGAGGAATGGGTGTACGATTGTTTCAAGGCGGGGGAGCTGAGAAAATTGGTGGGCGAGGAAGAGATAGATAGGAGGCAACTGGAGCGGATGGTTAAAGTGGGGCTGTGGTGCATACAAGATGAGCCATCCATGCGTCCTTCAATGAAGAAGGTTGTGCTAATGCTGGAAGGCACCGTGGACATCCCAACACCTCCCGATCCTACTTCCTTTCTAAGTTCCATCTGATCATAAAGCTTTTTTGCCACTGCATGCAGTTTCAATCACCAAACTACTGTTGAGGCACCCTTATTAATGATAAAGAGTTATAGGAAGCAGGCATGTGAAATGGTAATAAGCTAACCATGCCAAATTAAAGTTATCATAATTTGTAGGGTGAAGGACGAattgttattatattttgatttaagggTTATATTAGTCACTAAGCTTCGAtgaattcttataaataagatCACATTAGCCATTCATAGATTGTATCCTTATCATGAATTGGCTAATATGCCCCATTTATGAATGTTTCCAATTTGACACTTTGCCCTTTCCtcaaaaagaaatattatttctaaaattccaATTTGTAATGATTAATTTCGAGAAACACACATAAAAATTTACGATTCATtcattttcatctcttttttttaCAAGGATGTCGATGACTTGAATAAATTCTTATGcaaattaatacatatttttactcCAATATCAAAGAAATTTCTTGACCATTTAGCAACAATATGATAAAACTCCATTAAATTTTACCCAGTAAGGATCAATTGGATCACGTGATTCATTGCCTAGTGGTTAACTAGCATTCTAAAGTTATTGTCTTAGTGATTTACAAGTATTTATTATCTGAAACTTTTGAgtagtgtttttctttttattaagtcGAATCTTATAGATGACTCTAAACACCAAATCTAAAAAGGGAAAATGAGGAGCAACCCAAATATGAAAATTGGGTAGCCTATTTGGCCCATTTTAAAGCTTAGTTGTCAATTTAGCCCTAGACTAAAGTGCAATGCACTAACTAATTTGGCACttctatttttagaaattatttgtctttaaaaaaaattaaattgatcacTGTACTTTAACTTAAGAGTCACATtggtcattgaactttaaactAGATCAAATAAGTCATTGAACTTTTATAAATGAAGTTAGACTAGCCAACCATCACTTGGTAACAGCATTAGAAACTGTCTAACAACATTAAAATGGAAACTCAATAGTTGACTACCAAAATTTATGAAACTTTAGTAACTTATTTTgctcatttaaaatttaatggcTAACTTAGCTCCCTGGGCAAGATATAATGATCAATTTGATACATTGTCcgaatttttaaataagaaaacaaatgcatatatataataagaaacaATATAATTCTCGACTTAATACTAGTGATTGACAGATGCACTTATATGGTTTTCTAAgattgtaatttcaaaaatataaccTTGTCTAAGATTGTAGGTTTCATTTTTATCTCAATTAACATTTAGGTGGTACCATATCATAAGTTTTAAGagttaaattaaaagaattaatatCACTATAACAACATCTTAATATTATACGAGGCTAACTAGGTATGATGGGAGAtaatatacaaatttttttatttactttggATCCCTTAACaatcaatgttttgaaacctaaatTGGGAAATAAAATGGGAGAGGTTCAAGAATCGAGGTTGAattggaatttatttttattaaaaaattaaatatttaataattaaaatttaattgaaaaatttagtAACTGGCATTATATTACTAAGTAGCAACTATTAAATTGACAATATATTCTGTAATGGTTATTATCGGGTCTAAGttattttagtattatttttatgtgatatattttggcattacttgatttaaatgttggaaatatttaatatgataTTGAGAAATctaaaatgaatgaaatttatGTGTATGGAATAgtgaaaggaaaatgaatttatATGATAGTTGACAAGTGCACAATGAAAATTTAAGTCgttgaaaagtcaaataaattgaGTGATGAAGAGTCCAAGCATGAATGTGTGTGTACGcatgtggaaaagtcaaaaattGTGATTTTAAATCGGAAGAGGAGTGGGCTAGGACgagtatatgtatatagatatatatttatatatgttttatattttgtttaaaaggGATTTTATATGTATgtcaatatgtatatatatatatatattcgtggGGGTAAGATTGGGAAAGAGAAAGATTTAAAGGGAGCATTTTGGTGGATTTGGAGAGCTTGGCTTGCAAGCTTTTCTCTTCacttcattctctctttctttatctttcttctcttgttttcttttggGATCTTTTTCTTAGTTTGGAACTTCTAAAAGGAGAATGAATTGCAGTCCCAGCAACTTGATTCGTGGCCTCTATTTTCTTCTAGTTTAACCGTCTCAAAatcatcaaggcaagttctcctctttctttctttaagtgcaagttcctttcttttttgcttcttatgctagttttcttctttttcttctcccttcGAGGgtaaatcttgatttttctcttCGTCTTGGTATCTTTGGATTGTCCCTTTTCAGATTTTGGATTCTAGAAACCCCTATCTCTTTGGTAAAGAGGGTTTTAACCCGATTTCTTGTAACTCGTGTAGTTTTCTTTGAATTCTTAGAAAATTGCTTTAAAAATCCAAATGGAGTTTTGGTTCACTCCATCTTTTTTAAGGAATGACAAGTTTATTGTTAGAGTTAACTtacatgcaagaatttgatgtgTCTTGCATGTATTTTTACTTCGAGTGTATCATTTTCATTGTTGTCGGTCAATAGTATTTTTCATGTCTATTGACCGATTGGGGGATTTTGTATCCTATCAATCGAAAGATGGCCTTGGATGTCGACCGATTGATGAGGTTAGGGGTAATCGGGTGACTGGCATTCTGTGTGCCGATCGACCACACCCAATCTATCAACCGTTTGAGAGGAAAGGTCTCTATTAGTCAATAGTTGGGGCAATGTTTGTTGATCGTTTGAGGCCATCAGCTTCTAGCGGTCGACAAATACCATCAGTCTATTGACCAATTTTCCCATTTGGTCACTCGTTTCTTCTTTTGATGCTTACAAATCACCCTCAAATCATCATGTAAGCTTCtaataaattgatattttactcttgtatttgattttgatgataaaaaataaaatcaatctATTCTCTAAGTCATTTGTTAAGAATATGATTTGTTGGAGATTAtgatttgtcaagaatatgaaaatcaaaatgatctatgattttctatattagttggagattagcaaaaataagtattaagatttaaaaggatctcctaaatgatttttacaaattagtTTTAAATCATTGGATAAACATATGTgtattatagttttttttatatcatattagttggaaaacatattttaagtattatagtattttgtgtatcaaaataaaCCAAGAAATATTATTTCTCTAAGTTTAAAAGATTAGCACATTATAAGgatacaaataagaaaatgtttttattttaaaaaattatctctcggtattttgatagctaatattcattgttgttaaaataatttttaatgaattttttaataaatagaatgtatatattttaaaagtgaTAAATTTGCTAAATCCCTAGATTGtaataaaaccaaaattctattttcttatggttatggattttgattttttagatatttttattaaatctaaatggggtgtactttcttatttatatttatgtattaaagtaaatgtcctcattttcctTAATACATttaccttaatttatattttaccttccatttatttaaactaaagaaatgtaaatatattatatacatgctatggattgtatCATCCAGAAAAATCTAATATACATagcaatctgtcgactaactcacttgcatctgtcaactaagtgcttcatctatcgactatgttttgttctATTGACTATCTTGATGGTTTTGTCGACAACTTaatttaatctgtcgactatcagtgTATATTTATAAgaagttttcttcatatttttgatctatcgactatgggtctggttctgtcgactatgtttaatttttgttcatataaTTAGTCGACTAACATATTTagtctgtcgacagtttgtgtCTCTGACAGTTtctaacgactagtttttcagtCTCCAACAGATAAAAAATGGCTGGTTTTGGGTAAAGCTTTTGGGAatcctataaatacaaatcaaggagatcaagaagagactaatggacgggaataaattgatttgaactTACATTTATACTCGTTTGTATTTATAGTGATTGtacttcatttttctctttttaaggctttgattttaattcgtattaattcattcaagacttgttttgtattttgagagatcttgtaactaagagattcatctcttagattctctttTATTGTTGAAATCTTATATTTCCTATCTTATTATACTAGAGGGCTCACTCTTTGAACCAAGGGGTTGTAATTACCTAACAAGCTGCTAAAAAGCTTGCTTGTATAAAcaagaggtttgtaatttctTAGTCTTGCACTAGAGGGtctacttggttaagtaggaggttttagtgaattggttgaaaaatttttagtgaggaactaaggtagtggattaggtttggttaagtcgaactactataaatctttgtgttctcttgtgcttgtattctttgatctttatctttccaaacaTTTGTTTATTCCTCacttgcattaaatttttattttccatcaaaaggattttgagtttcaagctaatttttaaattacccaattcaccccccatctTAGGTGTATGCCATaggatttcaaacctatcataAACTCCTTCATCAACTTATAATCTTGATTGCCATTCTTAGAGGGTGGGAGATCTATTATGTGGTCATATGTGCATTTAATGGATTTTACATTGATTAGTTAATATGGATGTGGAGGGCTATGTTTTGCATGATGAAATAGATATTCCCAAGTATGTGAAAGGGTGTTTAATTTATGGGCATATCTAGTTCATGTGTGTGGTGGTGTATGGCATGTGCATGGCATATTCATATATGAGATAAGTAGCGAACCTATTATTTTGCAGAGTGGCTATGATCGCGAATGGAGGAAAGGATATCCTAATAAGCCAGTAAGCACTTATTTGATTGTGAGAGTTTCAGCTCACAATGCGCGCTTGGTATAAAACTAGAGCGTGGGTGGACAATGGTCCACAATATAATGTTAGGGTATTATTATTGCATGAGCGTATGATGTGGTTAATAATGAGGCATTATGAGAGGTAATGTAAGTGGCAAGAATTTATGGATTGTAGTGAGAAGTTCTATTATACTTTGTTGTTATCATTCATGTCTTAATTCTTTACACTTCTTGCCtgctatatctatatatacttgctgagtcttgtggcttaCCCTTATTTCTTTTCGTCATTCCAATTAAGGGTAAGGCCAAGGAAGGGGTCGGGTTGAGCAAAGCTTGAGTATTGTGGGATATAAGCAGGTGTGCAGGGCTCTCCCAACCAAAAGGTCTTGGGGTATGTTTTGAAGGCAAAGACAGAGTagtttatgttatattttaaattattgtccTTTTATTTTGTGATGTATGGGCAGTTCAACCCTAAGGAGTTGTTAAGAGAATAATATATTCTTAAGAAATGTATATGCACTTTGGCGGGTTATGTAGTTTAATGAAAGGAATGTGGATAGTTTTAAATCGAGTTTTATTTGTACCTATATATACTCTTAGCGACCTTCTTCCAGACGTCCTCTACTAGCAAGATCTCCTGGAATGGGCCATTACACATCTAGTAATGCCCAAATAACTTACATCTAATTCTTTTTTAACTTATAGATAATTCTTCATTGAATAAACCTTAAAACCTAAAATCTAAACCGTTTAGATTCAATTCTCTTAACATTACTTCAAACTAACTATGAGTAAGtttttttatccttatttagtaattaatattgagtaacatattttataaaaactaaGGCCAAATGCAAGAGTGTCCCTTAGACTTTGACTTGGGGCATATTAACCCTTTTATTAACCCATATTAAACTTAGACTTTGACTAAGCCCATATTAACCCATTACATGAAATGACCCCATTTATACTTTATATAGTCCATTATCTAAAACCAAGTTTGGAAAGGCTACAAATATCAACATCTCAAAATGTCACATATATGTCTAGCTAGAatttagtttataattttttgataacatgGAAAAATCATGGGGTCTCTATTACACAGACAACCTTTGACCTGAACTATCCCACCCTCTCTAAAACTCATAATCCATCTGTATCCCAACCTGAATAATAGACAAGTTTGACGAGAGTCAAAGTTCGAGACCTGACCCATTAAATAGACATAGGTAATTATACAGTCCATCCAACATGGTACAACTATGCTTCACACAAATGTTTAGTTTATAAATTACAACTATACTTTACCAAGGTACAACTCCATCCATCAAGATGTTGGTATTCATTCTCTACCATACATGTTACATCCTTCTTAATGAAacatttttactttatttaggCATAGTTATCTATAGTAGCTATTTTCAATGAAGTGAAACATGAACATGCATGCATTCTTtaccataattaattaagttttattcctcttttcatttttcattttcatcaagGTAACctttttttctcataaaatgaccttttttcattaaaataaaataacttggTATAGACTCAAACAGGGTGGTAGTTTCACCAATGACACCTCTTGTAATaacccaaaaataataaaagtttaaattaaatttgtctaaattaatttaaattaaattaattaatttgattaaacgTGTGTGCTGTGCTTGTGTGCGTGGA
This genomic stretch from Diospyros lotus cultivar Yz01 chromosome 1, ASM1463336v1, whole genome shotgun sequence harbors:
- the LOC127795049 gene encoding G-type lectin S-receptor-like serine/threonine-protein kinase LECRK3, with the protein product MAATTFILLIVSAIWNVEAAQTGGGGARNITRGSSLTPTGNSSWLSLSGLYAFGFYPQGKGGYAVGIFLAGIPDKTVVWTAKRDDPPPATTNLTLQLTADGRLILQSPQGQSIPIVETSENISSASMLDTGNFVLYNFNYKRIWQSFDYPTDTILPGQTLSGDQQLVSAASETDHSSGIFRLVMQSDGNLVQYPVEKGYPYAYWASGTYGKGPNVTLNLNNNGSLYMLDSGNAVIWNVAGGGFPKEDTIFLMRIDSDGIFRVYSYEKKGSRTWTSLWQPPIDMCSPRGLCGFNSICVPKDNKTDCKCLPGYNFINPDNRASGCQRNFFMQSCRDQERSVEYNMRVVEKMDWYRVSYVELSSITREACIEACLKDCNCEVALFGSDGSCRKQKLPLKWATGSDTIDTIVKVGTSDQPVSNKDPKKEIKKEKRVGILVTGVSLAGVALLVMLISGVAIYRNRIWAYRKISEKVDFESGEDVSLRAFTYSEMEQITEGFKHELGRGASATVYKGTIPYNQKVVAVKRLENLLMEGEREFQTEVKVIGRTHHRNLVRLIGYCIQGSNRLLVYEHMSNGSLADFLFAHGSRPSWNERTGIALDIARGILYLHNECETQIIHCDIKPQNILMDEHRRARISDFGLAKLLKPDQTNTFTGIRGTRGYVAPEWHRKHPVTVKADVYSFGVVLLEIICCRSCLDWSLVEEEAVIEEWVYDCFKAGELRKLVGEEEIDRRQLERMVKVGLWCIQDEPSMRPSMKKVVLMLEGTVDIPTPPDPTSFLSSI